The following coding sequences lie in one Vibrio splendidus genomic window:
- the narQ gene encoding nitrate/nitrite two-component system sensor histidine kinase NarQ encodes MLIKPVSSVTSTIAKSLLSILLLSVATTGFAIFTLASSLNDAEAVNVAGSMRMQSYRLAHDIQIESADYDSHIREFESSLYSPSMANLVSWEVPTDITEDYYLIIGRWHELKQVLSSEDRKHYLVLVENFVAEIDGFVFKLQEFSEDKLIKLAWAGGIGLGGILVISLFVVHFVRKQVVKPLHALVGASQRIKNSDFAVELKVTNNNELGILTKTFNSMAKDLGALYRNLEDVVDAKTIELQNANQSLQALYHSSQELTVTRIAPENFRAILQHLVSLEGIESLRLEIVDNSGRSLIMDEGYDSNLDYEKFEMKLDDNELILGYLYCSYHHGHSTRTLIESFIQLLSRAIYYNRAQKKAEQLIIMEERATIARELHDSLAQSLSYLKIQVTLLKRVIGKLPEQQHREQSEQIASEIGNGLADAYTQLRELLTTFRLTIKEGNFGEALSTMLEELSERTEAKINLTNNLSSIELDAHSQVHLLQLIREATINAIKHANADLIDVCCIDEEGEVFVVIKDNGDGFDPSSSKMNHYGMSIMQERAARLNGDLTIEAAQGEGCTVILKYKSLKEVKVDDL; translated from the coding sequence TTGCTTATTAAACCAGTTTCATCTGTAACGAGTACAATAGCTAAATCACTATTGTCCATACTGCTCCTTTCGGTTGCCACTACTGGTTTTGCTATCTTCACATTGGCGTCAAGTCTCAACGACGCAGAGGCGGTTAACGTGGCTGGCTCAATGCGTATGCAAAGCTATCGTTTAGCGCATGATATTCAAATAGAATCAGCTGATTATGATTCTCATATTCGTGAATTCGAAAGTTCTCTTTATTCCCCTTCAATGGCCAACTTGGTCAGTTGGGAAGTTCCTACAGACATCACCGAAGATTACTATTTAATTATTGGTCGTTGGCACGAGCTTAAACAGGTATTAAGCAGCGAAGACCGGAAGCACTATCTCGTATTAGTTGAAAACTTCGTTGCTGAAATCGATGGCTTCGTTTTTAAGCTGCAAGAGTTCTCTGAAGATAAGCTGATAAAGTTGGCATGGGCTGGTGGTATTGGCTTAGGGGGAATTCTCGTCATATCTCTTTTTGTTGTTCACTTTGTCCGTAAACAAGTTGTTAAGCCGTTACATGCACTCGTTGGCGCCAGTCAGCGAATCAAAAATAGTGATTTTGCAGTCGAGTTGAAGGTCACCAATAACAACGAATTGGGTATTTTGACCAAGACATTTAACTCAATGGCGAAAGACTTGGGTGCGCTCTATCGAAATCTTGAAGACGTTGTGGATGCTAAGACAATAGAGCTACAAAACGCTAACCAATCACTCCAGGCGTTGTATCACTCTTCACAAGAGCTGACCGTAACTCGTATCGCCCCAGAGAACTTCCGAGCAATCCTGCAACACCTCGTGAGCTTAGAAGGCATCGAATCGTTAAGGCTAGAGATTGTAGACAACTCAGGTCGTTCACTGATTATGGATGAAGGGTACGATTCGAACTTAGATTATGAAAAATTTGAAATGAAGCTGGATGATAATGAGCTTATCTTGGGCTATTTATATTGTTCATATCATCATGGCCATTCAACCAGGACGCTGATTGAGAGTTTTATCCAACTCTTATCGCGAGCTATCTACTATAATCGCGCGCAAAAAAAAGCTGAGCAGCTTATTATTATGGAAGAGCGTGCAACAATTGCACGTGAACTGCATGATTCACTGGCTCAGTCACTGTCGTATTTGAAAATCCAAGTGACATTGCTGAAGCGTGTGATTGGCAAACTGCCAGAGCAACAACACCGAGAGCAGTCGGAACAAATAGCGTCGGAGATCGGTAACGGTTTGGCTGATGCTTATACTCAGTTACGAGAGTTGCTCACAACCTTTAGGTTGACGATAAAAGAGGGCAACTTCGGAGAGGCTTTGAGCACCATGCTTGAAGAACTCAGCGAAAGAACAGAAGCGAAGATTAACCTAACCAATAATCTTTCATCGATTGAGCTTGATGCGCACAGTCAGGTTCACTTGCTTCAATTGATTCGTGAAGCAACAATAAACGCAATAAAACACGCCAATGCCGACTTGATAGATGTATGCTGTATCGATGAGGAAGGTGAAGTATTCGTCGTGATTAAGGATAATGGAGATGGCTTTGACCCAAGTAGTTCGAAGATGAACCACTATGGGATGAGCATTATGCAGGAGCGTGCGGCAAGACTGAATGGCGACTTAACGATTGAAGCGGCTCAAGGTGAAGGCTGTACAGTCATATTGAAATATAAAAGTTTGAAGGAAGTTAAAGTTGACGATTTGTAA
- a CDS encoding response regulator, giving the protein MTICKVMLVDDHPLMRRGISQLLSFEDEFEVIAEASNGTEAVALAHEEEPDLILLDLNMKGMSGLDTLKALRTDGSSANIVILTVSDSPADIEAIVKAGADGYLLKDTEPDELIELLKQAHHGDKAYSSVVSRYLNDAESRNDIFDQLTEREMQILQEVAKGYRNKQIADHLFISESTVKVHMKSLLKKLQVPSRTAATVLYLERYGDMK; this is encoded by the coding sequence TTGACGATTTGTAAAGTAATGCTGGTTGATGATCATCCATTGATGCGCAGAGGTATAAGCCAATTACTGAGCTTTGAAGATGAATTCGAAGTGATTGCAGAAGCAAGTAACGGTACTGAAGCGGTCGCTCTTGCCCATGAAGAAGAACCTGATTTGATCCTTTTGGATCTTAATATGAAAGGCATGTCTGGCCTTGATACGTTAAAGGCACTTCGTACTGATGGCTCAAGCGCTAACATCGTTATTCTAACGGTTTCTGACAGCCCTGCAGATATTGAAGCAATTGTAAAAGCGGGCGCTGATGGTTACTTGCTTAAAGACACTGAACCCGATGAACTCATCGAATTACTGAAACAAGCGCACCATGGCGACAAAGCCTACAGCAGTGTTGTATCTCGTTACTTAAATGATGCTGAGAGCCGCAACGACATCTTCGACCAACTGACTGAACGTGAAATGCAGATCCTTCAAGAAGTTGCAAAAGGCTACCGCAACAAGCAGATCGCAGACCATCTGTTCATTTCTGAATCGACAGTTAAGGTACATATGAAGAGTTTGCTGAAAAAGCTACAAGTTCCTTCACGTACTGCAGCAACGGTTCTGTACCTAGAACGCTATGGTGACATGAAGTAG
- the dcuC gene encoding anaerobic C4-dicarboxylate transporter DcuC translates to MLELLIGLVITIAVGYFIVKGYKAAGVLLTAGLALLLITGLIGHTVLPAKVASTGNMVTDSLEFVKYMLQYRGGGLGMQIMLLCGFASYMTHIGANNVVVKQFSKPLAAIKSPYVLLVAAYIVACLMSLAVSSATGLGVLLMATLFPMMTAMGISRPAAVAVCASPAAIILSPTSGDVVIAAEKSGMSLDVFAVQTVLPVSICAIIVMAAAAFFWNKYLDKKENTPMEKVDVSDIETTAPAFYAALPFLPIIGVFLFNGRTIPGLSLDIYTIVVGSIFVGAIIDYVVKKFDGEKTLEDLDSCYQGMAEAFKGVVMLLVAAGVFAQGLMSIGAIDNLIGLAESAGAGGIALMLILTGLTVAAAIATGSGNAPFYAFVELAPSLAAKMGLNPAFLIIPMLQASNLGRTISPVSGVIVATSGMGKISPFEVVKRTSVPVICGLITVIFGTLVLVPMAA, encoded by the coding sequence ATGTTAGAGCTCTTGATCGGATTAGTGATTACCATCGCTGTTGGTTACTTTATTGTGAAAGGCTATAAAGCGGCAGGCGTATTACTAACTGCTGGCCTTGCCCTACTTCTTATTACTGGCCTTATTGGTCACACAGTCTTACCAGCTAAGGTCGCTTCAACAGGTAACATGGTTACCGACTCACTAGAATTTGTTAAGTACATGCTTCAGTACCGTGGAGGCGGCCTAGGCATGCAAATCATGCTTCTTTGTGGCTTTGCTTCTTATATGACGCACATCGGCGCAAACAACGTGGTAGTGAAACAATTCTCTAAACCGCTTGCTGCTATCAAATCTCCATACGTACTTCTTGTTGCGGCTTACATCGTAGCGTGTCTAATGTCTCTAGCAGTAAGTTCTGCAACAGGCCTTGGTGTGCTATTGATGGCTACCCTATTCCCAATGATGACGGCAATGGGTATTTCACGCCCGGCAGCGGTTGCAGTTTGTGCGTCACCTGCAGCAATCATTCTTTCACCAACTTCTGGTGATGTGGTTATTGCAGCTGAAAAATCAGGCATGTCTCTTGATGTATTTGCCGTTCAAACGGTACTACCTGTTTCTATCTGTGCAATCATCGTGATGGCTGCGGCCGCTTTCTTCTGGAACAAGTATCTGGATAAGAAAGAAAACACACCAATGGAAAAAGTAGACGTTTCAGACATTGAAACAACGGCACCCGCTTTCTACGCTGCACTGCCATTCCTGCCTATCATCGGTGTATTCCTATTTAACGGCCGTACGATTCCAGGCCTTTCACTTGATATCTACACCATCGTCGTGGGCTCTATCTTCGTGGGTGCTATCATCGATTACGTTGTGAAGAAGTTCGACGGTGAGAAAACATTAGAAGACCTAGATTCTTGCTACCAAGGCATGGCTGAAGCATTCAAAGGCGTAGTAATGCTGTTGGTTGCGGCGGGCGTATTTGCTCAAGGCCTAATGTCTATCGGTGCTATTGATAACCTAATCGGTCTTGCTGAGTCAGCTGGTGCTGGCGGCATCGCGTTAATGCTTATCCTAACGGGTCTAACGGTTGCAGCTGCTATCGCGACAGGTTCTGGTAACGCACCTTTCTATGCATTCGTAGAACTGGCTCCGTCACTGGCGGCGAAAATGGGCTTGAACCCAGCGTTCCTAATCATCCCAATGCTTCAGGCATCGAACCTAGGCCGTACCATTTCACCAGTCTCTGGTGTAATTGTCGCGACATCTGGTATGGGTAAAATCAGCCCATTTGAAGTAGTAAAACGTACGTCTGTACCCGTAATCTGTGGTCTTATCACGGTTATCTTCGGTACGCTTGTTCTAGTACCAATGGCAGCTTAA
- a CDS encoding winged helix-turn-helix domain-containing protein, which yields MSAEFIINDDIQVNLEENEIHHFKTGRTYPIGSNESELLKFFISRPNEVITRQVLIEQVWVSKGIYVEDGSLMQTISICRKALEDKSGMIIVTERGKGYRFAGQVTQDKESALRKIQSQPKQETKQPEDNTATDSIATENSTTETTAAAKKTNSVVALVTLFLVTAGLSHYLFSYLDRNNLGEDLVGQHFISCKIESDEFTFNELFNVTLYEYKERKIIIDNSGKSLSFPAGFKGVTCE from the coding sequence ATGTCTGCTGAATTTATTATCAATGATGATATACAGGTCAATTTAGAAGAGAATGAAATCCATCACTTTAAGACGGGCCGTACCTACCCAATAGGTTCTAATGAATCAGAGCTGCTTAAGTTTTTTATCTCGAGACCCAATGAGGTGATCACTCGCCAAGTTCTGATTGAACAAGTGTGGGTGTCTAAAGGTATCTACGTTGAAGATGGTAGCCTAATGCAGACCATCTCGATTTGCCGAAAAGCATTAGAAGACAAGAGCGGGATGATCATCGTCACTGAACGCGGTAAAGGCTACCGATTTGCAGGACAAGTGACACAAGACAAAGAAAGCGCGCTGCGTAAAATTCAATCGCAACCAAAACAAGAAACGAAACAACCTGAAGACAATACGGCGACAGATAGCATAGCGACAGAAAATTCAACAACCGAGACAACGGCCGCAGCGAAAAAAACAAACAGTGTAGTAGCGCTGGTTACATTATTTTTGGTGACTGCAGGTTTATCCCATTATTTATTTTCTTATTTAGATAGAAATAACCTAGGCGAAGATCTCGTGGGTCAGCATTTTATCTCTTGTAAAATCGAATCCGACGAATTCACTTTTAATGAATTATTCAACGTCACGCTTTATGAATATAAGGAACGAAAAATCATCATCGATAATTCAGGAAAATCTCTGAGCTTTCCAGCAGGATTTAAAGGAGTGACTTGTGAATAA
- a CDS encoding alpha/beta fold hydrolase translates to MATPVECESYEGAVLKDFNKPYICGLITLALLGCQSEDSTQEPVSVLVPYNINELPKPNDGYGYDEDRTITGVGEHAVTMSSKNDAYYQDYNNSYAALDGWGLCAEPILIPLQSVNSDKRYPLDNNSLLNNVVLIDESGELVATRVEADGSNIKIQCEASLKPHEIYSVVVTDGVKTEFGESLQAAQSFNDLLYSGVPLESERDIELQKQVLSAMDAYYKHFPEQGVPVYAAQFTTQSAYSTLDAMRDNHISEGTTFLRELILVADKTTKYDLYNQKLKLPFYLPFTESREAECNYDQYEPKASCPPLYEWMKTSSGGFPTQDDPLPIVVESQIINADIYTPARWDGIEQLPTVVFVHGVTADKSAASLMAKDYTTQGFAVVAIDMPYHGERMRYDLNGLEISAKANKSFFINIDSPLALRSNLQQSVSDFLGLRFALNGQPWVDKKNIHLVGHSLGGIMSVMVSEFSQETRELQANSDFSFNTVNFVVPGQGLTNLVLSSQTLGPEMSEGVKKSPDVQRSIAETVVPESCVTDTSNQQCIAVLNEFVSSSSENALTVSQLENDIYDLLVTGLKQGVQAAIDSSDPASFTSRQANNEQPTLLLAAVGDCGDSCDVGVDYIPDSVVPNSAPDNIRTGTEPLIKALGLAPITGTTGQPLTTTETRGVIRTTTGGHGTYLFPYEGTMDESGLPGFPDSEELNFVWDATNTQQVAVASMVTTKGASIEIVNEDHIETEVPQNEE, encoded by the coding sequence ATGGCCACACCAGTTGAATGCGAAAGCTACGAAGGAGCTGTTTTGAAAGATTTCAATAAGCCATATATATGTGGACTAATTACGCTTGCCTTACTCGGCTGTCAGTCTGAAGACTCGACTCAAGAACCTGTTTCAGTTTTGGTTCCTTACAACATTAACGAACTACCAAAACCGAACGATGGGTATGGGTATGACGAGGATAGAACCATTACCGGAGTCGGTGAACACGCTGTGACTATGTCATCGAAGAATGACGCTTATTATCAGGACTACAACAATTCATACGCAGCACTAGATGGCTGGGGCCTTTGTGCAGAACCGATTTTAATTCCTCTACAAAGTGTTAATTCTGATAAGCGTTATCCATTAGATAACAACTCTTTATTAAATAATGTCGTGTTAATTGATGAGAGTGGGGAATTAGTTGCAACTCGCGTCGAAGCTGATGGGTCAAATATTAAGATTCAATGTGAAGCTAGTCTCAAACCTCATGAAATTTATTCAGTCGTTGTAACTGATGGTGTGAAAACAGAATTTGGAGAGTCGCTTCAAGCTGCGCAATCTTTCAATGACCTTTTATATTCAGGTGTTCCCCTTGAAAGTGAAAGAGATATTGAATTACAGAAACAAGTACTTAGTGCTATGGACGCATACTACAAGCACTTTCCTGAACAAGGTGTTCCTGTGTATGCCGCTCAGTTTACAACGCAGAGTGCGTATTCGACTTTAGATGCGATGAGAGATAATCATATTTCTGAAGGAACGACTTTCTTACGAGAGCTCATCTTGGTCGCAGATAAAACGACTAAATATGATCTTTATAATCAAAAATTGAAGCTTCCATTTTATTTACCTTTTACTGAAAGTCGTGAGGCTGAATGTAATTATGATCAATACGAGCCTAAAGCATCATGCCCACCGTTATATGAATGGATGAAAACAAGCTCTGGTGGCTTTCCTACTCAAGATGACCCACTTCCAATTGTCGTAGAGTCACAAATTATCAATGCTGATATCTACACCCCAGCTCGTTGGGATGGAATCGAGCAGCTACCGACGGTGGTTTTTGTTCATGGCGTTACAGCTGATAAGTCTGCCGCTTCGCTAATGGCAAAAGATTATACAACACAGGGCTTTGCGGTGGTGGCTATTGATATGCCTTATCATGGTGAGCGCATGAGATACGATTTAAATGGACTTGAAATTAGTGCTAAAGCGAACAAATCTTTCTTCATCAATATCGACTCGCCTCTTGCTCTTCGCTCCAATTTACAACAGTCGGTTTCAGATTTTTTAGGTTTACGTTTTGCTTTGAATGGTCAGCCATGGGTTGATAAGAAAAATATTCACTTAGTCGGGCACTCTCTGGGCGGAATTATGTCGGTAATGGTCAGCGAGTTTAGCCAAGAGACTCGCGAGCTGCAGGCTAACTCTGACTTCTCATTTAATACCGTTAATTTTGTTGTTCCGGGACAAGGTTTAACCAATTTGGTTTTGTCTTCTCAAACGCTGGGGCCAGAAATGTCTGAAGGAGTGAAAAAATCCCCAGATGTACAGCGCAGTATTGCTGAGACAGTTGTTCCTGAAAGCTGCGTGACAGATACGAGCAATCAACAATGTATCGCGGTGTTGAACGAGTTTGTCAGTTCATCTTCCGAAAATGCTCTTACGGTTAGCCAGTTAGAAAATGATATTTATGACCTTCTTGTGACTGGTTTAAAGCAGGGAGTTCAGGCTGCCATCGACAGTTCAGATCCTGCGAGTTTTACATCCCGTCAAGCCAACAACGAACAACCAACGTTATTGTTGGCGGCTGTAGGTGACTGCGGTGACTCATGTGATGTCGGCGTTGATTACATTCCAGACAGTGTCGTTCCCAACTCAGCTCCAGACAACATAAGAACGGGAACTGAGCCACTTATTAAGGCTTTGGGATTGGCACCAATTACGGGCACGACAGGACAGCCATTAACTACTACTGAAACTCGCGGGGTCATTCGAACGACCACGGGAGGGCATGGTACTTATCTGTTCCCTTATGAAGGAACGATGGACGAATCGGGATTACCCGGATTTCCAGATTCAGAAGAGCTTAATTTTGTTTGGGATGCGACCAATACTCAGCAGGTTGCCGTTGCCTCGATGGTAACAACAAAGGGTGCCTCAATCGAGATAGTGAACGAAGATCATATCGAAACAGAGGTGCCTCAAAATGAAGAATAA
- a CDS encoding outer membrane protein transport protein, with amino-acid sequence MKNKLLLGTAVTLVPCLINAAGFQLNAQSATGLGRAFSGDAVMADSAAIVAKNSAAMAYIEQPTLSVGAIYIDSGIDVSNVSYTPMIGDTEMLDDQSLDAGTLVPNIHYVHPIEDSKFTLGATVHSNFGTDVEFDDSFEADEFGGKTALSSINVGFAVAYELSEKINLGAGLDVIYGEGEIYRQGLLNVDADGFGLGANIGATYQVNERNRFGVSYRYSPDIEVEGDITKAGVSADKMNVPLPDTLEFSGWHQLNDQWAFHYSLQWVNWSEFDSLTSDSYDDSIKEYKWKDAGHVSVGGTYTMSKDVVLRAGYMYDISPTDELTSLSIPDVNRHWLTVGGTYNFTDASSVDIAVGFIIGESQDIDENLTTIPGTSSNITADVTADALLLGVQYQHRF; translated from the coding sequence ATGAAGAATAAACTTTTATTGGGTACTGCAGTTACTCTCGTTCCTTGCCTGATTAACGCGGCCGGTTTTCAACTTAACGCACAGTCCGCAACCGGGCTAGGTCGTGCATTCTCGGGTGATGCTGTGATGGCCGATAGCGCTGCGATTGTTGCTAAGAACAGCGCTGCGATGGCTTACATCGAGCAACCAACACTTTCTGTCGGTGCTATCTATATCGATAGTGGTATTGATGTGTCTAATGTTAGCTACACGCCAATGATTGGTGATACTGAAATGTTGGATGACCAATCATTAGACGCAGGGACATTAGTTCCAAACATTCATTATGTTCATCCTATCGAAGATTCGAAGTTCACATTAGGTGCAACGGTTCACTCCAACTTTGGTACGGATGTTGAGTTTGATGATTCGTTTGAAGCGGATGAGTTTGGAGGAAAAACAGCGCTCTCAAGTATCAATGTCGGCTTTGCTGTCGCTTATGAGTTGTCTGAAAAAATCAACTTAGGTGCCGGGCTGGATGTTATCTACGGTGAGGGTGAAATCTACCGTCAGGGCTTGTTGAATGTAGATGCGGACGGCTTTGGTTTGGGAGCCAACATTGGTGCAACTTATCAAGTGAATGAGCGAAACAGGTTCGGTGTTTCTTATCGCTACAGCCCTGATATCGAAGTTGAAGGTGACATCACTAAAGCAGGCGTTTCTGCTGACAAAATGAACGTCCCGTTACCTGATACTTTGGAGTTTTCCGGTTGGCACCAACTCAACGATCAGTGGGCTTTTCACTACAGCCTGCAGTGGGTGAATTGGTCTGAGTTTGATTCATTAACGTCTGACTCTTATGACGACTCTATTAAAGAGTATAAATGGAAAGATGCCGGACATGTTTCTGTCGGTGGTACATACACCATGTCGAAAGACGTCGTTCTAAGAGCGGGCTACATGTACGACATTTCCCCGACTGACGAACTCACATCTCTCTCTATTCCTGATGTTAACCGTCATTGGCTCACGGTCGGAGGGACGTATAACTTCACCGATGCCAGTTCTGTGGACATTGCTGTCGGCTTTATCATCGGAGAATCACAAGATATTGACGAAAACCTGACGACGATTCCAGGAACGAGTTC